The genomic region TCTTAAGGTATTAAAGGTTGAACCACAGAGGAAGAGAATTTTATTATCAGAAAAAGAGTTTGAAAGAATTATGCAGAAAAAAGAAATTGCAAAATACACTGAAAGTGGTCCTGCAAGAATAAATCTTGGAGAACTTTTGAAAGCAGAACTTGAAAAATTATCAAATATAGAAGAGGAAGAAGAAAAATAAACTTATTCTTGTAGAGAAGGTAAAATCGTTTCAAAGAAATTTCTTTCTATTTTTAAATCAGGTATTTCCTTTATCCATATTCTGAATTGATAATCATAAAAGAGTCCTGTTTTAGACCATCTTATTTCAAGGGAAAAGCAATGTAAATCTCTTGTTAGATTTAAGCTCTGTGATACGACTCTTTTTTCTTCGCTTGTATAAGTGAAATTGAAACTTAAACCCCACATTTTTGTAATTTTTCCGTTTATCTGTGCACTTAATAATTGTGTTTCCTTTGAAATATTTTTCTGATAGGTATAAGTACCTCCAAAGCTTAATTTTTCCTGCGAAGGCAAAATTTTATCTGTAAAAAATAAATTTATGTTGTAAGATAATCTTAAATCAGAACTTTCAATTCTTCCAGAATAAGGATTATAAATAAAAGAAGAGCTACCAGAAAAATTAAATGGTAAAGGTATTGTTCCTGTAAAATTTATATTTGAGAGTTTTTTTTCTTTTTTTAGAAAGTCATAATTAGAAGAAATAGAAAAATTAATTAAAGAATATTTTTTATTTTCCTTTTTAACATAATAATCATTTTTAAGACTCAAGTTCATACTTGATGAAGGATTTTTAGGTCCTTCTCCTTTGACATTTATTGCCCTAAAACCTGGTTTATAACTGTAACCTAAGGATAAAGTAGCAAGGTGGTAAAAGTTATCGAAAAACGGGGGTTTTATAATGGATTTTCCATAAAAGGTTATTGCAGAGGAAGTATTTAAGGATATACTATGTGAAACAGGGAACCTTTTATGCAAAGTATCCTCAGGATATATTTTCTGTGAAAAATTTGCTGAACTTGTCAAATTAAATATTCCAAGAATATTGTTTTGCAAAAAAATTCCCTGAGTCATACTTAAAAATTTATCCTCAGTTTTCTTAGTAGTATCTTCTGTTATTTTTCTTGAAAAATTTAATCCTCCCTGTAATCCCATTGGACCAATTTGTTTTCCAAACAGATTAAGAGAAAGGTAAGGCACTCTTGTTTCCTTTCTCTTATTTAAAAAATCATTTCTGTGATCAAGAGTTAAGTTTAATGATGATATTTTAAAATTTTTAGAAAAAGCCAAAAAGGAATATGCTTCACTTTTAAGTCTTTCAGGTCTGTATTCAGAATAATCAGTTATATAGGTCCTATCCGATATAAAGTCAGCCTTTGCTTGCATTTTAATATTAAAAGGCAAATTTTGTGAATGAATTCCGTTTATACTCCATCTTTCCCTTTTTGGATTAATTTCCCTTGTAAATGTTCCATTTATATTACCTTCAAGGGCTTTAAAAATTTTATATTCATAATCGCTTAATATAGTTACTCCTTTTCTTTCATAAATGTCAAATCCAAAGGTAAAGTCCATATAGTTATTTATTACCCAGTAATAGGTAATGTTTTTGAGGTATAACCCTAAAAGAGAATTTCTCCCTGGTTTTGGAGTTAAAAATCCTGATTTTCTTTCTCTTGTTGCAGGAAAAATCCAGAAAGGAAGGTATAAAACAGGGAAATCCTTTATAAACATGATAACAGGTTGTGCGATTATATCTTTTTTAGGGATGGTTTTTACCTTACTTGATAAAAAGAAATAGTGAGGTGAATCTAAATCACATGTTGTATAGTGTGCT from candidate division WOR-3 bacterium harbors:
- a CDS encoding putative LPS assembly protein LptD, with product MGLIIYLILFKPIKFQADSLFYDAGKKIFYLYRNVKIDYENITLYSDTVLFYQEKNLMYAYGNAKLKSGKDSLKGEKILYNLQTQKGKVTKGKTKIEKGILWAEEIFKVDKDNLKAFKAHYTTCDLDSPHYFFLSSKVKTIPKKDIIAQPVIMFIKDFPVLYLPFWIFPATRERKSGFLTPKPGRNSLLGLYLKNITYYWVINNYMDFTFGFDIYERKGVTILSDYEYKIFKALEGNINGTFTREINPKRERWSINGIHSQNLPFNIKMQAKADFISDRTYITDYSEYRPERLKSEAYSFLAFSKNFKISSLNLTLDHRNDFLNKRKETRVPYLSLNLFGKQIGPMGLQGGLNFSRKITEDTTKKTEDKFLSMTQGIFLQNNILGIFNLTSSANFSQKIYPEDTLHKRFPVSHSISLNTSSAITFYGKSIIKPPFFDNFYHLATLSLGYSYKPGFRAINVKGEGPKNPSSSMNLSLKNDYYVKKENKKYSLINFSISSNYDFLKKEKKLSNINFTGTIPLPFNFSGSSSFIYNPYSGRIESSDLRLSYNINLFFTDKILPSQEKLSFGGTYTYQKNISKETQLLSAQINGKITKMWGLSFNFTYTSEEKRVVSQSLNLTRDLHCFSLEIRWSKTGLFYDYQFRIWIKEIPDLKIERNFFETILPSLQE